The sequence TACTGTCGCATTCAATTCTCCACAATTTCTTTTTTTTCTAAACTGCCACCAATGCAAATAAGGAGGGAGCAATATGTCTTTTGTCATATCAATTTGTTCTAAAAATGTGTACAAATCTTTTTTTTCTATTGCTTTAAACAAAATTGGTTCTTTATTTTTATATACTACATTCTTTAATTCTCTCCAGTATCCAACTATTGCCATCATTTCCATAACTGAAAGTTTAAATATCGCTGCTTTTGATTCACCTGTTTTTATTTCTACTTTATCTGCTTTTGCAACTTCTTTTATAACTTTATTATCTGAATTATTTCTTAAAGATAAAGCGAAATATCTTAACATATGTTTTGAAAGGGTAAAAAATCCAATACCTAAAATTGCAGATGCAACATAAATAACATGGCCTAAACCAGGTAAAAATTCTGCTAACTTTTGAATTGCTTCTTGTTGTGCGGTTAAAAGAACAGCCCCCCCAACAACAACTGAACTTGCTAAACGAGTAAATATTTCTGTTTTCCAATTAAGACTTTCAACATATGGCTCAGTTATTTTATATATTGTATCTTTTTTATTTTCTACAATATCTATTTTATATTTTCCTGCTTTTTTTATACTTTTAAAATTTCCTGCTAAATTCATCCCTTTTGTTAATAAAAAATCCATAAAAGATTCTGCTTTAAAAAAATATTGATAATAAAAACAATTTGGATCAATTTGTTTTTTTCTTAAAACAGATAACCCCTCTCTATAATAATTATAAACATTTTTCCAGTGATCATATTCTCTATTTGCTCTTTCTTTTTTAATTTCATCTTTTGAATCCAAATTATAAATAGATAATAAACCAGAAACAATTGTTGAAAGATTGTTTAATGGAAGTGAACCATCTGGAATTGGATATCCTCTTTTATTTAACTCATCTAATAAATCTTGTTTTTCAATATCTGTTAATCTTTTTCCTATTATTTCAATTAAAGAAAATTCATCACCCTGCCAAAAACAAGTATATGGATCTTTTTTTGTATTTGGAAAAAGTACCAAAGTCATTTCATGTGATTTTATTTTTTTTATATTATGATCCACAACAACACCAATATTTATTAGTTTTCCAATGTTTAAAAAGGTTGTGTTTACTTGTGTTTTCTCATTTACTTAAAAAAATACTAAAAAACACCCCAAACTTCCTATATTCATAAATAAAAAATAAATTGAAAAAACCAAATAAATTAAAAAATAAACCAAATAAATTGAAAAAATAAATTAAATAAATTAAAAAAAAGATTAACGGGTTAAAAAATAAACAATAAGTATAATTATTATAATTAATATAATCCCTACAATTATTTTATCAAACATATAATATAAATTCCACAGTAATATTTATAAAACTAATATATATCGTAGATAGTTTTTTAAACTCAAAAATATATAAAATAAATATGAGATTACTATCAGCTTCAAAAGAAACAAGGATTTTAGTTTTAGAAAGTTGGGCATTATATGGTAATGTAAAAGATGCAAAAGATGCATTAATAGAATTAAGCAAAACACGACCAGACAAAAAAATAACTCAAGAAGAAATTAATAGAAAAATAAAGAATATATCTTTAAATGCAAAAGAAATTGAAATAAGAGAATTAGCTAAAACAATATTATTTGAAATCGTAAAAGCAGAATTAGATAAAAAAGGTTTAAATTTAATAAAAGCAAAGGATTTAGTTGAAGCAAACCCTTAAAAAGATTATTTAATGTATAAATAGTGTTCTTATTATTTATAATATTACATGGAGGAATGTTTTATGGCAGCAATTGAAACAGGCAGAGTATGCGTTAAAAAAAGAGGACGAGATGCAGGAAATAAATGTGTAATCACTAAAGTTATTGATTCAAATTACGTTGAAGTAGAAACAAAAGAAAGAAAAAAAGCAAGAAAATGTGCAATTATACATTTAGAACCTTTACCTCAAAAAATTGATATATCAAATATTGAAGAAATAAAAAAAGCAATTGCTTAAATTCTTTTTCTTTATATTTTTATTATGTTAACCATTTCTGAATTAATAAATAAGGGAATAATAATAATTGATAAATCTAAAAAAACTAATTCTCATGAAGTTTCTGAAAAAGTTAAAAATATACTTGCAGGAGTAGGCGCTGAAAAAGCAGGGCATTCAGGAACATTGGACCCTTATGTTACTGGAGTATTAGTAATAGCTTTAAATGATGCGACGCCTTTGTTAAATTATTTAATTAAAAAAGATAAAATCTATGAAGGGTATTTGCGCTTTTCAGAAAATATAACAAAGAAAAAAGCGCAGGAAATTTTTAACAATTTTATAGGGAAAATTGAACAAATGCCTCCTAGAAAATGCGCTGTTAAAAGACAAATGAGAAAAAAACATATTTACTCATTCAAAGCATATAAA comes from Candidatus Micrarchaeia archaeon and encodes:
- a CDS encoding 50S ribosomal protein L14e: MAAIETGRVCVKKRGRDAGNKCVITKVIDSNYVEVETKERKKARKCAIIHLEPLPQKIDISNIEEIKKAIA